In Thermodesulfobacteriota bacterium, the following are encoded in one genomic region:
- the rpsU gene encoding 30S ribosomal protein S21, with the protein MPGIVVGNNESIDSALKRFKKQVEKGGVLSEVRRREYYEKPSERKKKKLFAAKKRVIKRSRRS; encoded by the coding sequence ATGCCAGGAATTGTGGTCGGAAATAACGAAAGCATAGACAGCGCGCTTAAGAGATTCAAGAAACAAGTCGAGAAAGGAGGTGTACTGTCTGAGGTAAGAAGAAGAGAGTATTACGAAAAGCCCAGCGAAAGAAAAAAGAAGAAGCTTTTTGCCGCGAAAAAACGTGTCATCAAGCGCTCGAGAAGAAGCTAG
- a CDS encoding divergent polysaccharide deacetylase family protein, which yields MAKSRKGGGRRPRRRYKRGGGSPGRIFALSLVLIAAVALGLYALYVSGDRPAGQAPGTARTEPVKKSPVKQPVKEARKKPAEEATKPPKKPGEKPGAVKAEAPVPTAGPEPGGEKKAESRDKKAVHDGGIRPRVAIIVDDIGQHKEPIDRLLKLEGPLTFAILPNLPYSKYAAEKAHARGWDVILHLPMEPMESSGYTGQDAGEDALLVGQSKEAILAQLDKNLASFPNIEGVNNHMGSKFMENDELMELVLERINSRGLYFVDSLTTPRSVGYKKAAHMGMRTVKRDVFLDLSSKGPDYVKSQLDRLVKISEKNGHAVGICHPYGATIEALTEYMPVLEKEVEMSNASDVVSRRKEVSER from the coding sequence TTGGCGAAATCACGAAAGGGCGGCGGGAGAAGGCCGCGGAGAAGATACAAAAGGGGGGGCGGCTCCCCCGGAAGGATATTCGCCCTTTCGCTGGTTCTGATAGCCGCGGTCGCACTCGGGCTCTACGCCCTTTACGTATCGGGCGACAGGCCGGCCGGGCAGGCGCCGGGGACGGCGCGGACGGAGCCTGTTAAAAAGTCCCCGGTAAAGCAGCCTGTAAAAGAAGCCCGTAAAAAACCCGCCGAAGAGGCCACGAAGCCCCCGAAGAAACCCGGCGAAAAGCCTGGGGCCGTAAAGGCCGAAGCCCCCGTGCCGACTGCCGGGCCCGAACCCGGGGGCGAAAAGAAAGCCGAATCCAGGGATAAGAAGGCCGTTCACGACGGCGGGATCAGGCCCCGGGTGGCCATTATCGTGGACGACATCGGCCAGCACAAGGAGCCGATAGACAGGCTGCTAAAGCTCGAAGGGCCGCTCACGTTCGCAATACTGCCGAACCTCCCCTATTCGAAATACGCCGCCGAAAAGGCGCACGCCCGGGGCTGGGACGTGATACTCCACCTGCCGATGGAGCCGATGGAGTCCTCGGGCTATACGGGGCAGGACGCGGGCGAGGACGCGCTCCTCGTGGGGCAGTCGAAGGAGGCCATACTGGCGCAGCTCGACAAGAACCTGGCATCGTTCCCCAACATCGAAGGGGTGAACAACCACATGGGGTCCAAGTTCATGGAGAACGACGAGCTCATGGAGCTCGTCCTCGAAAGGATAAACTCCAGGGGGCTTTATTTCGTGGACAGCCTGACGACGCCTAGGAGCGTAGGGTATAAAAAGGCGGCGCACATGGGCATGAGGACGGTGAAGAGGGACGTGTTTTTGGACCTTTCGTCGAAGGGGCCGGATTACGTTAAATCCCAGCTCGACAGGCTGGTAAAAATATCGGAGAAAAACGGACACGCCGTAGGTATCTGCCACCCCTACGGCGCGACCATCGAGGCGCTTACCGAGTACATGCCCGTCCTCGAAAAGGAGGTCGAGATGTCGAACGCTTCGGACGTGGTTTCGAGACGGAAAGAGGTCAGCGAGAGGTAG